A single genomic interval of Petrotoga mexicana DSM 14811 harbors:
- a CDS encoding glycoside hydrolase family 3 N-terminal domain-containing protein → MQFYKNPNKPIEERVEDLLKQMTLDEKIAQLGSFWSYELLDNGNFSFEKAQNLLKEGIGQITRPGGATGFSPKKTAELSNKIQRFLLTETRLGIPAFMHEECLSGYMTRGATIFPQMIGAASTWEPPLIERMTTSIRNQMKALGIHQGLSPVVDVTRDPRWGRTEETFGEDPYLVAKMGVSYVKGLQSDDLKNGVVATLKHFVGYGVSEGGMNWATAHIPERELKETFLFPFEAVIKEGKAKSVMNAYHEIDGIPCGASEILLRKILREEWGFDGIVVSDYFAINSLMEYHKLVSNKKGAAIKALKAGIDVELPSFDCYKEPLKNAIENGELSEAFIDKSVRNILRLKFKMGLFENPYVDLEKVPDNLDTPEDRKLAYEIAKKSIVLLKNNGIVPLKKNPNIKKVAVIGPNANSARNLTGDYTYLTHLETLKQGAFGTSAMEGITFSESELPIKTIYESLKEKLEKLNVETSYAKGCEINGDNKEMFKEAIELAKISDVAILVLGDKSGLTLDCTTGESRDSSTLILPGVQLDLLKSVINTGTPVIVVLVNGRPYSLDWVSKNVSAIFEAWLPGEEGGNALADIILGNESPSGKLPISFPRHVGQIPVYYNHKPSGGRSQWWGDYTDSPAKPLYPFGHGLSYTQFEYTNLQIESSDRIVKISMDVKNIGEETGDEIVQLYVNDEVASVTRPVKELKGFQRITLKPSEKKRIIFNLPIETLALYNEKMEFLVEKGYFKVMVGSSSEDIRLNEKFYIDKDIKISPQNKKFFSDVVLEEN, encoded by the coding sequence ATGCAATTTTACAAAAATCCAAATAAACCGATAGAAGAGCGTGTTGAAGACCTTTTAAAACAAATGACTTTGGACGAAAAAATAGCCCAACTTGGTTCTTTTTGGAGTTATGAGCTTCTTGATAATGGTAATTTCTCTTTTGAAAAAGCTCAAAATTTATTGAAAGAAGGAATTGGTCAGATAACTCGTCCAGGAGGAGCGACAGGATTCTCTCCTAAGAAAACAGCTGAATTGTCAAACAAAATTCAGAGATTTCTTCTTACTGAAACAAGATTGGGGATTCCTGCTTTTATGCATGAAGAATGTTTGAGTGGTTACATGACAAGAGGAGCGACCATTTTCCCTCAGATGATTGGTGCGGCAAGTACTTGGGAACCTCCATTAATAGAACGAATGACAACAAGTATAAGAAATCAAATGAAAGCTCTTGGAATACATCAAGGATTATCTCCAGTTGTTGATGTAACTAGAGATCCTAGATGGGGGAGAACTGAGGAAACTTTTGGAGAAGATCCATATTTGGTTGCAAAGATGGGAGTTTCATATGTTAAAGGGTTACAATCTGATGATTTGAAGAATGGAGTAGTTGCTACTTTAAAGCATTTTGTGGGTTATGGGGTTTCTGAAGGTGGGATGAATTGGGCGACAGCTCATATCCCAGAAAGAGAACTAAAAGAAACATTTCTCTTTCCTTTTGAAGCTGTTATTAAAGAAGGAAAAGCTAAATCTGTCATGAATGCTTATCATGAGATTGATGGTATACCTTGTGGAGCTTCTGAAATTTTGTTGAGAAAAATTTTGCGAGAGGAATGGGGTTTTGATGGCATTGTTGTTTCCGATTACTTTGCAATCAATTCATTGATGGAATATCATAAATTAGTATCAAATAAAAAAGGAGCAGCTATAAAAGCGTTAAAAGCTGGGATAGATGTTGAACTTCCCTCTTTTGATTGTTATAAAGAACCATTAAAGAATGCGATAGAAAATGGAGAGCTTTCTGAAGCATTTATTGATAAATCTGTTAGAAATATTTTACGATTAAAGTTTAAGATGGGATTATTTGAAAATCCTTATGTTGATTTAGAAAAGGTTCCAGATAATTTAGATACACCTGAAGATAGGAAACTCGCGTATGAAATTGCTAAAAAATCAATTGTTCTATTGAAAAATAATGGAATAGTGCCTTTGAAAAAGAATCCAAACATAAAAAAAGTTGCAGTAATTGGACCAAATGCAAACAGCGCTAGAAATTTAACAGGGGATTATACTTATTTAACACACTTAGAAACCTTAAAACAAGGAGCTTTCGGTACTTCAGCAATGGAAGGAATTACTTTTTCTGAAAGTGAATTGCCAATAAAAACCATATATGAAAGTTTGAAAGAAAAATTAGAAAAGTTAAATGTGGAAACATCTTACGCAAAAGGTTGCGAAATAAATGGCGACAACAAAGAAATGTTTAAAGAAGCAATCGAACTTGCTAAAATATCTGATGTTGCTATTCTAGTTTTAGGTGATAAATCTGGGTTAACATTAGATTGCACAACTGGTGAATCTCGTGATAGTTCTACGTTGATTTTACCAGGTGTACAACTTGATTTACTAAAATCTGTTATAAATACGGGAACACCTGTAATTGTTGTTCTTGTAAACGGAAGGCCATATTCGTTAGACTGGGTATCAAAAAATGTTTCTGCAATATTTGAAGCTTGGTTACCTGGTGAAGAAGGTGGCAATGCTCTGGCCGATATTATTTTGGGTAATGAGTCCCCTTCAGGGAAATTGCCTATATCTTTTCCGCGTCATGTGGGACAAATTCCAGTTTATTATAATCACAAGCCTTCTGGAGGAAGAAGTCAATGGTGGGGAGATTATACGGATTCACCTGCCAAACCACTATATCCTTTTGGTCATGGTCTCAGTTATACACAATTTGAATATACGAATCTTCAAATTGAAAGTAGCGATAGAATCGTGAAAATAAGCATGGATGTTAAAAACATAGGTGAAGAGACAGGTGATGAAATTGTTCAGCTGTACGTGAATGATGAAGTCGCTAGTGTAACTAGACCTGTGAAAGAATTAAAGGGTTTTCAAAGAATTACACTTAAACCTTCAGAAAAGAAAAGAATCATTTTTAATCTCCCAATAGAGACTTTAGCGCTATATAATGAAAAAATGGAATTTTTGGTTGAAAAAGGTTATTTTAAAGTTATGGTGGGATCCTCTTCTGAAGATATAAGGTTAAATGAAAAGTTTTACATTGATAAAGATATTAAAATTTCGCCTCAAAACAAGAAGTTTTTTAGCGATGTGGTTCTGGAAGAAAATTAA
- a CDS encoding alpha-glucuronidase family glycosyl hydrolase has protein sequence MFPYSNDVDYQCWLNYQRLETPSLSDQYKEYLKNIVINIDGYIIDSIKNELYYSIKKFFNIEAIITNKPIKRTFTIISKLDGGSFFSNTIKEEEYTSLSEEGFLIKKVENSTKKFILITAKSDEGLLYGTYKLIQNIQMEKPLDQLNLLEKPYIPLRIINHWDNLDGSIERGYAGKSIFYRNNELVDNLDRIRDYARLLSSIGLNGIVLNNVNVKSEETKLIAERINIVEKLYDVFKRYGIKIYLSVNFASPMIIGGLKTADPLDKEVRKWWKERVDFIYNRIPDFGGFLVKADSEGQPGPFTYNRTHVDGANMLAEALAPHGGLLIWRAFVYNCYQDWRDNETDRAKAAYDTFMPLDGKFLDNVIIQIKNGPMDFQVREPVNPLFGGLQKTNQILEFQITQEYTGQQKHLCYLVPQWKEVLDFDTFLFGEGTSVAKIVSGSIFNSPNFGIAGISNIGDEINWTGHTLAQANLYGFGRLAWDPSLSGKKIIEEWIKCTFGNNETVLNNLSEMMLKSWNIYEKYTAPLGVGWMVNPGHHYGPNVDGYEYSRWGTYHKADHYGIGVDRTLKSGTGYTAQYRQQNFEKYEHLDSCPDELLLFFHHVSYIYKLSNNKTVLQHIYDTHFEGVEDVQWLIDKWQGLERYIDSKRYSSVYQRLLEQRESAKEWRDVINSYFYRKTMIYDEKRRKIY, from the coding sequence ATGTTTCCATATTCAAATGATGTAGATTATCAATGTTGGTTAAATTATCAAAGATTAGAAACTCCAAGTTTATCTGATCAATATAAAGAATATTTAAAAAACATTGTAATAAATATCGACGGATATATAATCGATTCTATTAAAAATGAACTTTATTATAGTATAAAAAAATTTTTTAATATAGAGGCCATCATAACTAACAAGCCTATTAAACGTACTTTTACAATAATTTCGAAATTAGATGGGGGTTCATTTTTCAGTAACACAATAAAAGAAGAAGAATACACCTCATTAAGTGAAGAGGGCTTTTTGATCAAAAAAGTAGAAAATTCTACAAAAAAATTTATATTAATAACAGCGAAATCTGATGAAGGTTTGCTATACGGTACCTACAAATTAATCCAAAACATACAAATGGAAAAACCTTTAGATCAGTTAAATCTATTAGAGAAACCTTATATCCCTCTGAGAATTATTAATCACTGGGATAATTTGGATGGAAGCATTGAAAGAGGATACGCAGGTAAATCAATTTTTTATCGTAATAATGAATTGGTTGATAATCTTGATAGAATAAGAGATTATGCTAGATTGCTTTCCTCTATAGGTCTTAATGGTATAGTTTTGAACAACGTTAATGTTAAAAGCGAAGAAACGAAATTAATAGCAGAAAGAATAAACATTGTTGAAAAACTTTATGATGTATTTAAAAGATATGGTATAAAAATTTATTTAAGCGTAAATTTTGCAAGCCCTATGATAATTGGAGGATTAAAAACCGCTGACCCTTTGGATAAAGAAGTAAGAAAGTGGTGGAAGGAAAGAGTCGACTTTATATATAATCGCATCCCCGATTTTGGGGGTTTCCTCGTAAAGGCAGATTCAGAAGGGCAGCCAGGACCATTTACTTATAACAGAACGCATGTTGATGGTGCAAATATGTTAGCTGAAGCTCTTGCTCCTCATGGTGGATTGTTAATATGGAGAGCATTTGTATACAATTGCTATCAAGATTGGAGAGATAATGAAACAGATAGAGCGAAAGCTGCTTACGATACGTTTATGCCACTTGATGGAAAATTTCTTGATAATGTGATCATTCAAATTAAAAATGGGCCAATGGACTTCCAAGTAAGAGAACCGGTAAATCCTTTATTTGGAGGGCTCCAAAAAACAAATCAAATACTTGAATTTCAAATTACTCAAGAATACACTGGACAACAAAAACATCTCTGTTATCTTGTTCCCCAATGGAAAGAAGTTTTAGACTTTGATACTTTCTTATTTGGTGAGGGAACCTCAGTTGCAAAGATCGTTTCTGGTTCTATATTTAATTCACCGAATTTTGGAATAGCTGGAATATCAAATATTGGGGATGAAATTAACTGGACTGGCCATACATTAGCACAAGCAAATTTGTACGGATTTGGTCGCCTTGCTTGGGATCCTTCCTTGAGTGGTAAAAAAATTATAGAAGAATGGATAAAATGTACTTTTGGAAATAATGAAACTGTTTTAAATAATTTATCCGAAATGATGTTAAAGTCTTGGAATATTTATGAGAAATATACAGCACCTTTAGGAGTAGGTTGGATGGTTAATCCTGGTCATCATTATGGTCCTAATGTTGATGGATATGAGTATTCAAGGTGGGGTACTTACCACAAAGCTGATCATTATGGTATAGGTGTAGACAGAACCTTGAAATCAGGAACGGGCTATACAGCACAGTATCGTCAACAAAATTTTGAGAAATACGAACATTTAGATTCTTGCCCCGATGAACTATTACTTTTTTTTCATCATGTCTCTTATATTTACAAATTGAGCAATAACAAAACCGTCTTACAACATATTTATGATACGCATTTTGAAGGAGTCGAAGATGTACAATGGTTAATAGATAAATGGCAAGGCTTAGAAAGATATATTGATAGTAAAAGATATAGTTCTGTTTATCAAAGATTATTAGAACAAAGGGAAAGTGCTAAAGAATGGAGAGATGTTATAAATTCATACTTTTATAGAAAAACAATGATCTATGATGAAAAAAGGAGAAAAATATACTGA
- a CDS encoding endo-1,4-beta-xylanase, whose translation MKDLLFVTSLLGIGLLAAILLGGSNQTNSLNEFINPGDYEMVLNFEEPVQIEKVGESVSITVVDEFSFEGQKSLKIENRTSGWEGAEIDLTKDWQIFNSANFQITTHIYQTSPDPQLFRIVAYIKDSKGERFETITEKVVMPNYWKEINEEFKFSFNEPVDKFSLRIVTPLESNFTYYIDNFQILGTNKVERAGVISKTSFEDEQYSWEPRGDEVSISPSNKVSHSGKYSLAVEGRKSNWNGPQINLAKTLKPGTSYDFEIYVYQDTGQDQLITLTMQRKYASDANTNYDTILWQKKVPSNTWTQLTGSYTVKSGAVVEELIFYVESPNPTLSFYLDDFSIIDKSIPLYEPEWEIIDLKDKYKDNFDIGVAIPYKVLVNPLEMKMVEKHFNSITAENEMKPESILMDLGSYDFSVADEYIEYAKEKGIKVRGHTLVWHSQTPEWFFKDGDGNLISKNELLSRMETYIHDVVGHFKGEVYAWDVVNEAIDPNQPDGYRRSLWYEIMGPEYIEYAFKFAHEADPNAKLFYNDYNTYEPEKRDYIYNIVKELKAKGVPIDGIGMQMHIGIGTDLRQVEEAIKLFSSIPDIEIQITEIDMSVYTDQGSNYMSPPYEVLVEQGYKYQELFDILKKYDDVITSVTFWGLKDDYSWKNQTRNDWPLLFDKDYQSKYAYWGIVEPTVLPIVPKSNAISQGTAIPYGMLDDDYLFSKPIFIYDENGEEKLNARIIWNENKLFIYGEVFNETSDEEDGVAIFIDPNNAKTPYLQEDDIWVIIHPDWTVKKNKEDMEVEYFVSPGYKKYSFECSINLSTKLEKGKEIGFDIAVIDGESIYSWSDNTNQQKSQTINYGVLTLEGVSVGTAKYGTPIIDGEIDEVWFQSEEYITETIVSGSSNNAKANFRVLWDENALYVLAIVEDPILNKENANAWEQDSLEIFIDENNNKTGFYENDDAQYRVNYVNTPSFGTGGSAANFKTATKIVENGYIVEAAISWKFISPSGGEVVGFDVQVNDAGATGSRVGITTWNDPTGNNYQSTVNFGNIILEK comes from the coding sequence ATGAAGGATTTATTATTTGTAACCTCATTGTTAGGTATTGGTTTACTGGCTGCTATTCTATTGGGAGGATCAAATCAAACAAATAGTCTAAATGAATTTATAAATCCAGGAGATTATGAGATGGTTTTGAACTTCGAAGAACCGGTTCAAATTGAAAAAGTTGGAGAATCAGTTTCGATTACAGTAGTAGATGAATTTTCCTTCGAAGGTCAAAAATCCTTAAAGATAGAGAATAGAACTTCAGGATGGGAAGGTGCAGAAATTGATCTAACAAAAGATTGGCAAATTTTTAATTCAGCTAATTTCCAAATTACTACTCATATTTATCAAACTTCTCCTGATCCTCAATTATTTAGGATAGTAGCTTATATAAAAGATAGTAAAGGGGAGCGCTTTGAAACAATCACTGAGAAGGTTGTGATGCCAAACTATTGGAAAGAGATAAATGAAGAGTTCAAATTCAGTTTTAATGAACCCGTTGATAAATTTTCCTTAAGAATAGTAACTCCTTTGGAAAGTAATTTCACATACTATATAGACAACTTTCAGATTCTGGGAACTAACAAAGTTGAAAGAGCAGGAGTGATCTCTAAGACAAGTTTTGAAGACGAACAGTATAGTTGGGAACCAAGAGGAGATGAAGTCTCTATTTCGCCATCTAATAAAGTATCCCATAGTGGGAAATATTCTTTAGCTGTTGAGGGAAGGAAAAGTAATTGGAATGGCCCACAAATAAATCTTGCAAAAACCTTAAAACCTGGAACCAGTTATGATTTTGAAATATACGTATATCAAGATACGGGGCAAGATCAATTAATCACTCTCACAATGCAGAGAAAATACGCTTCTGATGCTAATACTAACTACGATACGATCTTATGGCAAAAAAAGGTTCCTTCGAATACCTGGACACAATTAACAGGTTCTTATACGGTTAAATCTGGAGCAGTAGTGGAAGAGTTGATCTTTTACGTTGAATCACCGAATCCTACGCTCTCATTTTATTTGGATGATTTTTCAATAATAGATAAATCGATTCCTCTATATGAACCTGAATGGGAAATTATAGATTTAAAAGATAAATATAAAGACAATTTTGATATAGGAGTTGCTATTCCTTACAAAGTTTTAGTTAATCCTCTTGAAATGAAGATGGTCGAAAAGCACTTTAACTCTATTACCGCTGAAAACGAAATGAAGCCAGAAAGTATTTTAATGGACTTAGGAAGTTATGATTTTTCAGTTGCCGATGAGTATATTGAATATGCTAAAGAAAAAGGTATAAAAGTTCGCGGACATACTTTAGTCTGGCACAGTCAAACACCTGAGTGGTTCTTTAAAGACGGAGATGGCAATTTAATTTCAAAGAACGAACTTCTTTCAAGAATGGAAACTTATATACACGACGTTGTCGGACATTTCAAAGGAGAAGTATATGCATGGGATGTTGTCAATGAAGCAATTGATCCCAATCAACCAGATGGTTATAGAAGGTCTCTTTGGTATGAAATCATGGGCCCAGAGTATATTGAATATGCATTTAAATTCGCTCATGAAGCCGATCCAAACGCTAAGCTTTTCTATAACGATTACAATACTTACGAACCAGAAAAGAGAGATTATATATACAACATAGTAAAGGAATTAAAGGCAAAAGGAGTTCCAATTGATGGGATTGGAATGCAAATGCATATTGGAATTGGAACGGATCTCAGACAGGTTGAAGAGGCTATTAAGTTATTCAGCTCTATTCCTGATATAGAAATTCAAATAACTGAAATTGATATGAGTGTTTATACAGATCAAGGATCCAATTACATGTCTCCACCATACGAAGTCTTAGTTGAGCAAGGGTACAAATACCAAGAACTTTTTGATATCCTCAAAAAATACGATGATGTTATAACCAGTGTAACTTTCTGGGGCCTTAAAGACGACTATTCTTGGAAAAATCAAACCAGAAATGATTGGCCGCTTTTGTTTGATAAAGATTATCAATCAAAATACGCATATTGGGGAATTGTAGAACCAACTGTTTTGCCAATAGTTCCAAAATCCAATGCAATCTCTCAAGGTACCGCTATTCCATATGGTATGTTAGATGATGATTATTTGTTTTCAAAGCCAATATTCATATATGATGAGAATGGGGAAGAAAAGCTTAATGCAAGAATAATATGGAATGAAAACAAATTATTTATTTATGGTGAAGTCTTCAACGAAACAAGTGATGAAGAAGATGGAGTGGCGATATTCATTGATCCTAATAATGCCAAGACACCTTACCTACAAGAAGATGATATATGGGTGATTATTCATCCAGATTGGACTGTTAAGAAAAATAAAGAAGATATGGAAGTTGAATATTTTGTTAGCCCGGGTTATAAAAAATATTCTTTTGAATGTTCCATAAATCTTTCGACGAAATTAGAAAAAGGGAAAGAAATTGGATTTGACATAGCGGTAATAGATGGAGAGAGCATATATAGTTGGAGTGATAACACAAATCAACAGAAATCGCAAACAATAAATTATGGAGTATTAACCTTGGAAGGTGTATCCGTAGGAACAGCAAAATATGGTACACCGATTATAGATGGAGAAATAGATGAGGTTTGGTTTCAAAGCGAAGAATATATCACTGAAACTATTGTATCGGGTAGCTCAAATAACGCAAAAGCCAACTTTCGAGTACTTTGGGATGAAAATGCCTTGTATGTATTGGCTATTGTCGAAGATCCTATTCTTAATAAAGAAAATGCAAACGCTTGGGAGCAGGATTCATTAGAAATATTCATAGATGAAAATAATAATAAAACAGGTTTTTACGAAAATGATGATGCACAGTACAGAGTCAATTACGTAAATACCCCTTCATTTGGTACAGGAGGCTCTGCGGCCAATTTTAAAACTGCTACAAAGATTGTAGAAAATGGTTATATAGTAGAAGCAGCAATTTCTTGGAAATTTATTTCCCCAAGTGGAGGAGAAGTCGTTGGATTTGATGTTCAAGTCAACGATGCAGGTGCAACTGGAAGTAGAGTAGGTATAACTACTTGGAATGACCCAACTGGGAATAATTATCAGAGCACTGTAAACTTTGGGAATATTATTTTAGAAAAATAA
- a CDS encoding polysaccharide deacetylase family protein, protein MKISFGFYPQGKIKALTMSYDDGQIYDRRLIRIFNKYGIKGTFHLNSGKLDSEPFLNSSEIRDLFEGHEVAIHTLNHPYLTKVPKESIIEEIMEDRERLESLVNYPIRGMSYPYGDYGEELLELLPYLGIEYSRTVNSHGNFSLPTHFLRWNPTCHHDDNLLKKYEEFKKLESNETMPLLYVWGHSFEFERNNNWDMIEDFCKKISNDETIWYATNAEIMDYLKALKNLKFSVNKKIVYNPSALTVWIGVDGNPVKVEGGRYLTL, encoded by the coding sequence ATGAAAATATCTTTCGGCTTTTATCCACAAGGCAAAATAAAGGCTTTAACCATGAGTTATGATGATGGACAAATTTATGACAGAAGATTGATAAGGATTTTCAATAAGTACGGAATCAAAGGTACCTTCCATTTAAATTCAGGAAAATTAGATTCAGAACCATTTTTAAACTCTTCCGAAATAAGGGATCTCTTTGAGGGGCATGAAGTTGCTATACATACATTAAATCACCCTTATCTCACAAAAGTACCAAAGGAATCAATAATTGAGGAAATTATGGAGGATAGGGAAAGATTAGAGTCTTTAGTAAACTATCCAATAAGGGGTATGTCATATCCTTATGGGGATTACGGTGAAGAACTTTTAGAATTACTTCCGTATTTGGGAATTGAATATTCAAGGACGGTTAATTCCCATGGTAACTTTTCTTTACCTACACATTTTTTAAGGTGGAATCCTACTTGTCATCATGATGATAACTTGTTAAAAAAATATGAAGAATTCAAGAAATTAGAATCTAATGAAACTATGCCTTTGTTGTATGTATGGGGGCACAGTTTTGAATTTGAAAGGAATAATAACTGGGATATGATTGAAGACTTTTGCAAAAAAATATCGAACGATGAAACAATTTGGTATGCGACAAATGCAGAGATCATGGATTATTTGAAAGCTTTAAAGAATCTAAAATTTAGTGTAAATAAAAAAATAGTTTATAATCCTTCTGCTTTAACGGTATGGATAGGAGTGGATGGTAATCCAGTGAAGGTAGAAGGCGGCAGATATCTGACTTTATAG